A stretch of the Paenibacillus dendritiformis genome encodes the following:
- a CDS encoding GMC family oxidoreductase, which translates to MMNRKYANEEVDVVIVGAGAAGGVLAKELSEAGMSVVVLEAGPFRDPQKDFASDELAMRNLGWQDTRIVDGKDPLTMGHNNSGRGVGGGTVHFTAVFLRFHEADFRARTLDGVAEDWPIGYHDLERYYARTEKEIAVSGPKHFPWGNYHGPYPYPEREPLSPNAYMFMNGCDKLGIRSSVAPLAILSAPFEGRPPCINRGFCNQGCMPDAKFSTLIVHIPKAIKAGAEVLADCMVTRVIMSPDGKAKGVAFIHEGKSYEQKAKLVILSAYVVETPRLLLNSATAQFPDGLANRSGWVGKAVMVHSSHDVYAKFDNEIRLYKGTPVLATTQDFYRTDPNNNFVRGYTLHAHGARPVEFASGISKAEGGPMWGERLRETLLDYNYYGRVTLVGEVLPHPENRVTLTDEKDEHGLPRAKVTFSYGDNDRKLIDHAVANMKAILDAAGGKVEFVIPDSAHMMGGCRMGNDPESSVVNSYGQTHDIPNLFICDASIFVTSGAGNPTNTVMSLALRTADYIKEKAKKLEL; encoded by the coding sequence ATGATGAACCGAAAATACGCGAACGAAGAAGTGGATGTCGTCATCGTGGGCGCGGGCGCCGCAGGCGGCGTGCTGGCCAAAGAATTAAGCGAAGCGGGGATGAGCGTGGTTGTCCTCGAGGCCGGGCCGTTCCGAGATCCGCAGAAGGATTTTGCGAGCGATGAGCTCGCGATGAGGAATCTGGGATGGCAGGATACCCGGATCGTGGACGGAAAGGATCCCTTGACGATGGGCCATAACAATTCCGGCCGCGGGGTCGGGGGCGGAACCGTTCATTTTACGGCGGTGTTTTTGCGGTTCCACGAGGCGGATTTCCGGGCGAGGACGCTGGATGGGGTCGCGGAGGATTGGCCGATCGGATATCACGACCTGGAAAGGTACTATGCGAGAACCGAAAAGGAAATTGCCGTATCCGGGCCGAAGCATTTTCCGTGGGGCAACTACCATGGGCCGTATCCCTATCCAGAGAGGGAGCCCCTCAGCCCGAACGCGTACATGTTCATGAACGGCTGCGACAAGCTCGGTATCCGCTCCTCTGTGGCTCCGCTCGCGATTCTGTCCGCGCCGTTCGAGGGCCGTCCCCCTTGCATCAACCGGGGCTTCTGCAATCAAGGCTGCATGCCGGACGCCAAGTTCAGCACGCTCATCGTTCATATTCCGAAGGCGATCAAGGCAGGGGCCGAGGTCTTGGCGGACTGCATGGTAACCCGGGTCATCATGAGCCCTGACGGGAAGGCGAAGGGAGTCGCTTTCATCCATGAAGGGAAATCTTATGAGCAAAAAGCGAAGCTCGTCATCTTGTCCGCCTACGTGGTCGAGACGCCGCGTCTTCTGCTCAACTCGGCGACCGCGCAATTCCCCGACGGGCTGGCGAACCGCAGCGGCTGGGTCGGGAAGGCCGTCATGGTGCACAGCAGCCATGACGTCTATGCCAAATTCGACAACGAAATCAGACTGTATAAAGGCACTCCGGTGCTGGCCACGACCCAGGATTTCTACCGGACCGACCCGAACAATAATTTCGTGCGCGGGTATACCCTTCATGCTCACGGGGCGAGGCCGGTCGAATTCGCGAGCGGGATCTCGAAGGCCGAGGGAGGCCCGATGTGGGGGGAACGGCTAAGGGAGACGCTGCTCGATTACAACTATTATGGAAGAGTGACGCTGGTCGGCGAAGTGCTGCCCCATCCGGAGAACCGGGTAACGTTGACGGATGAAAAAGACGAGCATGGCTTGCCCCGCGCCAAGGTCACCTTCAGTTACGGCGATAACGATCGGAAGCTCATCGATCATGCGGTCGCGAACATGAAGGCGATTCTCGATGCCGCGGGCGGCAAGGTCGAATTCGTCATTCCCGACAGCGCCCATATGATGGGGGGCTGCCGCATGGGAAATGATCCGGAGAGCTCGGTCGTCAATTCCTATGGACAAACCCATGATATTCCCAATCTGTTCATCTGTGACGCGAGCATCTTCGTCACATCCGGCGCCGGCAACCCGACGAACACGGTCATGTCATTGGCGCTCCGAACGGCCGATTATATTAAGGAAAAGGCAAAGAAGCTGGAGTTGTGA
- a CDS encoding multidrug resistance efflux transporter family protein, whose amino-acid sequence MKQIEAGNLRPILLGICAAFFFAFTFILNRAMELSGGSWVWSASLRFIFMVPFLLLLVISRKRLRPLWQVMKENPGTWFLWSFVGFGLFYAPLCFAAAHAPGWVIAGTWQMTIISGSLLAPLFTETMQTPDGLMKKRNKIPFKGLAMSFVVLLGIMMMQVEQARFLSAKDILLGIMPVIVASFAYPLGNRKMMEICGDRVDAYQRVLGMTLASLPFWFLLSLYGFFVEGAPSQEQTIQSVLVAVFSGVIATVLFFQATDMVRGDMPKLAAVEATQSMEVLFAVIGEIALLASPLPSMLSWCGMFVIMLGMMLHSYVSHKDEKIRHQDVHT is encoded by the coding sequence ATGAAACAGATTGAAGCAGGTAATCTTCGTCCGATTTTGTTGGGGATTTGTGCGGCTTTCTTTTTTGCGTTTACCTTTATACTGAATCGGGCCATGGAACTATCAGGCGGAAGCTGGGTATGGAGCGCTTCGCTGCGATTTATATTTATGGTTCCATTCCTGCTGCTTCTTGTGATCAGCAGGAAGCGATTGCGGCCGTTATGGCAAGTGATGAAGGAAAATCCCGGGACATGGTTTTTATGGAGCTTTGTAGGGTTTGGCCTCTTCTATGCTCCCTTGTGCTTTGCGGCCGCGCATGCGCCAGGATGGGTGATTGCCGGAACGTGGCAAATGACAATCATATCAGGTTCTTTATTGGCTCCGCTGTTCACGGAGACCATGCAGACACCGGATGGGCTCATGAAGAAAAGAAACAAAATTCCGTTTAAAGGATTGGCCATGTCCTTTGTCGTTCTTCTCGGGATTATGATGATGCAAGTGGAGCAAGCCCGATTTCTTTCGGCCAAAGATATTTTATTGGGGATTATGCCTGTCATTGTCGCTTCCTTTGCCTATCCGCTCGGTAATCGCAAGATGATGGAGATATGCGGAGACCGTGTGGATGCTTATCAGCGGGTACTTGGAATGACATTGGCCAGCTTGCCATTCTGGTTTTTACTGTCCTTGTATGGTTTTTTTGTAGAGGGAGCGCCAAGCCAAGAGCAAACGATACAATCTGTACTCGTCGCTGTTTTCTCAGGGGTCATCGCGACGGTATTGTTTTTTCAAGCGACTGATATGGTCAGAGGAGATATGCCAAAGCTGGCCGCCGTGGAAGCGACTCAATCGATGGAAGTGCTTTTTGCCGTTATCGGAGAGATCGCGTTATTGGCTTCTCCGCTTCCCTCTATGTTATCTTGGTGCGGCATGTTCGTCATCATGCTGGGAATGATGCTGCATAGTTATGTATCTCATAAGGATGAAAAGATACGCCACCAAGATGTTCACACCTAA
- a CDS encoding anthranilate synthase component II, which translates to MLALIDNFDSFTYNLVQYFSELGQAVQVYRNDSVTLEAIEALSPGYIVISPGPSNPDHAGISLEAIRYFAGKIPILGVCLGHQAIGQAFGGTVASASQLMHGKTSDIVHDGQTLFHNLPNPLTVARYHSLIVEPDVPEPLEVTAWTSEGEVMGLRHKEYAVEGVQFHPESIITPYGKHILANFLQSYSGKRQRRVHHDEAGTSIPLYPV; encoded by the coding sequence ATGCTTGCGCTGATTGATAATTTTGATTCGTTTACCTACAACCTGGTACAGTACTTTTCAGAGCTGGGACAGGCCGTCCAGGTCTATCGAAATGATTCTGTAACATTGGAAGCGATAGAAGCCTTGTCACCGGGTTATATTGTGATTTCGCCGGGACCATCGAATCCGGATCATGCAGGGATCTCGCTTGAGGCGATCCGGTATTTTGCGGGCAAGATCCCGATTCTTGGCGTTTGTCTCGGCCATCAGGCCATCGGACAGGCATTTGGCGGCACAGTCGCTTCTGCAAGTCAGCTTATGCACGGCAAAACATCAGATATTGTGCATGACGGGCAGACGCTGTTCCATAACCTGCCGAATCCGCTTACGGTGGCGAGGTATCACTCTCTGATTGTCGAGCCAGATGTTCCCGAGCCGCTGGAGGTTACGGCTTGGACGAGCGAGGGGGAGGTAATGGGACTTCGACATAAGGAATATGCCGTGGAAGGAGTCCAATTTCATCCCGAATCCATTATTACGCCGTACGGCAAGCACATTCTTGCTAACTTTCTTCAGTCGTATTCAGGGAAGAGACAAAGGAGGGTTCATCATGATGAAGCAGGGACAAGCATCCCCCTATATCCTGTTTGA
- the pabB gene encoding aminodeoxychorismate synthase component I, with protein sequence MMKQGQASPYILFDFADADHGIERKFFSDPVEMIVAWNRNEVRDALRRAEEWAGRGYYAAGYVSYEAAPAFDPVFSVHRNTVMPLAWFGIFSGYTLGGEPAGAGDYRLSGWEPAVTEPSYHDNIHKIHEAIARGDTYQVNYTMRLRSQFEGDAYAFYTRLCKAQQANYSAMLQVGDFSILSASPELFFRKNGNHLETRPMKGTVKRGLTVKEDEQLAEWLRQSEKNRAENVMITDLLRNDLGMIAEAGSVRVPKLFEIEKYYTLFQMTSTVTAAAMPGIGIDDIFAALFPCGSITGAPKISTMNLICELEEAPREIYCGSIGLIRPDGSAVFNVAIRTVWIDHRSSVAEYGVGGGITWDSTAADEYQEARTKALMLTEVRPDFELLESIRLENGVYQLLDQHIARMADSAVYFDFQADQDALRQALLQHAHEFTAGVRKVRLLLSRTGRITVQSEPIAERQGPAKAVLASSPVSSSDRFLYHKTTNRTAYAQHYEQKGDAYDVLLWNEKGELTEFTTGNLVLELNGKKYTPPQDSGLLAGTLRSELIAAGTVTERTLAISDISKASHMWLINSVRGWIPVKMLQDNLDRAMNELSVV encoded by the coding sequence ATGATGAAGCAGGGACAAGCATCCCCCTATATCCTGTTTGATTTTGCAGATGCGGATCACGGCATAGAGCGCAAGTTCTTTTCGGATCCGGTTGAAATGATTGTGGCCTGGAACCGGAATGAAGTCAGGGACGCATTGCGGAGAGCAGAGGAATGGGCCGGCCGGGGATACTACGCGGCAGGCTACGTGTCGTACGAGGCGGCTCCCGCCTTTGATCCGGTCTTTTCTGTACATCGCAACACCGTGATGCCGCTGGCATGGTTCGGGATATTCAGCGGATACACGCTCGGCGGAGAACCGGCAGGTGCGGGCGATTACCGGCTCTCGGGATGGGAACCTGCGGTTACCGAACCAAGTTATCATGACAATATACATAAGATACATGAAGCCATAGCCAGAGGAGATACTTACCAAGTCAATTATACGATGCGTCTCCGTTCGCAATTCGAAGGAGATGCCTATGCCTTCTACACGAGATTATGCAAGGCGCAGCAAGCCAATTATTCAGCGATGCTGCAGGTGGGGGACTTCAGTATTCTCAGCGCTTCGCCCGAACTTTTTTTCAGAAAAAACGGAAATCACCTGGAAACGCGCCCCATGAAAGGAACCGTAAAGCGCGGACTTACGGTGAAGGAAGATGAACAGCTCGCTGAATGGCTTCGCCAGTCGGAGAAAAACCGGGCCGAAAATGTGATGATTACCGATCTGCTGCGCAATGATTTGGGCATGATTGCCGAAGCCGGCTCTGTCCGGGTGCCGAAGCTGTTCGAGATTGAAAAGTACTACACCTTGTTTCAGATGACATCCACCGTGACAGCGGCGGCGATGCCTGGTATCGGTATCGATGATATTTTTGCCGCCTTGTTTCCTTGCGGTTCCATCACGGGAGCGCCGAAGATCAGCACCATGAATCTAATCTGCGAGCTGGAGGAGGCGCCGAGGGAGATTTATTGCGGTTCCATAGGGCTCATCCGTCCTGACGGCTCGGCGGTATTCAACGTCGCGATACGAACCGTATGGATTGATCACAGAAGCAGCGTGGCTGAATATGGAGTCGGAGGGGGGATAACATGGGATTCCACGGCCGCGGATGAATACCAGGAAGCGAGAACGAAGGCGCTGATGCTCACAGAAGTCAGGCCGGATTTTGAACTGCTGGAATCGATCCGCCTGGAGAATGGCGTCTATCAGCTTCTGGATCAGCATATTGCCCGGATGGCCGATTCCGCCGTTTATTTTGATTTCCAGGCCGACCAGGATGCACTCAGACAGGCCCTGCTCCAGCATGCGCATGAATTCACGGCTGGTGTGCGCAAAGTCAGGCTGCTCTTATCCCGAACGGGCCGGATTACCGTTCAGAGCGAACCGATTGCCGAACGGCAAGGCCCCGCGAAGGCCGTGCTTGCTTCTTCGCCGGTGTCCTCTTCCGACCGGTTCTTGTATCACAAAACAACGAATCGGACGGCATACGCCCAGCACTATGAACAAAAAGGGGACGCATATGATGTATTGCTGTGGAATGAGAAGGGCGAGCTCACCGAATTTACGACCGGCAATCTCGTCCTCGAGTTGAACGGCAAGAAATACACGCCGCCGCAGGACAGCGGACTGCTGGCCGGAACGCTGCGCAGCGAGCTTATCGCTGCCGGGACAGTGACGGAACGAACGCTCGCCATCAGCGACATTTCCAAGGCATCTCACATGTGGCTCATTAACAGTGTAAGAGGCTGGATTCCCGTGAAGATGCTTCAGGACAATCTCGATCGCGCCATGAATGAACTAAGCGTTGTGTAA
- a CDS encoding condensation domain-containing protein, with product MTIHTWLEDRIRRTHPIKNVKVFIHEKQPPPIIRDDLAARPPASFVLNQQGHFQLSHARRRNQIRPRHPQSPQSILIGSPLERLHGDPRTLAEAFELTVRRYPDRKLHYKSRPGEERTSSYAQLRHEAERMLGGLTRLGLAPGDAVLLQVERIDRFVPLFWACVLGGFMPAPLRPALHLPPEHAERGKLEQVWRLLERPLIISDDPLAAAAVNPGIDWKILSPEQLLPHEPAANRHSAEPGDPALYLFTSGTTGTPKCISYRHSQVLSNIFGIRQHLGLTADEVTLNWMPLYHAGGLLTNHILGVVIGSEQVLGSVDRFLASPVSWLDDMEQHRVTFTWSPNFGYSQINQLGDGLDIGGRDLSSVRIILNVGQPISVETAQAFLRRLSPCGLSAASIVPAYGMTEFSGSLCFNTAFDPSTSAGVRYVHKESLTGELAFARAGESKDSVAFAEIGTVIPGVTLRIVDQDEEVLPEGCVGRIQLQGETIIDGYYKNESATRDAFNAEGWFETGDLGFMRDGQLTLTGREKDVLIVNAKNVYNFEVESALAEAYGIDHAYTAAAGLPGGEEGNDQLVLFFSPMDDDMELTLLMIQELRGIISRQFGVNPRYIIPVSKEKFPRTPTGKVQRRQLVDELLEGHFDELADTIDSLLEYRLQQHRLLGESGLAAMAAAASKHGQPEPAMDITEGQGIVAIYYSSEDRRCTESAIYVTARNGLKELQASPGRIEVYRQPTDAEEKDAGREAAGFLLECYRKLLGVSHVSEQDDFFQLGGDSLRMSKLLSMIASQYEVAVSPRQFFDNSSVAGLLQAMKQAKRLDNGTAITAQAREGGRLPLTLKQKSQWILHMIAPGSPFYTHTFSLSFEGMFHLEKLRDSLRRLIERHEALRVRFGIMDGEPYQYIIKPYNPDLQMIDMSGWDEADRVMKRKEWIRREANTRFDLLNESCLRLSLIVGGEQEHTLVVSMHHIMSDGWSVEVFVRELMEMYEGENSGGVRPGSRQVSYSDYVIWQASLEQDPSSRLWTLAEYWQRTLAEPLPVLQIQPDLPPPQTRSYAGNTIERIVDSRLTSLALDQAGRSGVTLFMLLLAIYSYLMHRFTKHSTIPIGTVMANRERPEMERLIGFVANTVLLCVHISDDMTFDGLLEQVKDVVAEAYQHQEVPFEMVLPRLSPASAPGAAPGFQVMFTLQNEFTPHYQLQNAAAHLVIETGNTAKYDLILHVYEDSDFLRLRMEYNTDLYKEDTIERLLDFYITMLEGVVEHQAV from the coding sequence ATGACGATTCACACCTGGCTCGAGGATCGGATTCGCCGCACGCACCCAATAAAAAATGTAAAAGTTTTCATTCATGAGAAACAGCCGCCTCCGATTATTCGGGATGATCTTGCTGCTCGCCCCCCTGCATCCTTCGTGTTGAACCAACAAGGGCATTTTCAATTGTCACATGCGCGGAGGCGGAATCAGATCCGCCCCCGGCATCCCCAATCCCCACAATCGATTTTGATAGGCAGCCCCCTCGAGCGGCTGCATGGCGATCCGCGGACATTGGCCGAAGCTTTCGAGCTCACCGTTCGAAGGTATCCGGATAGGAAGCTCCATTATAAATCGCGCCCCGGTGAAGAGCGGACATCGAGCTATGCGCAATTACGGCATGAGGCGGAGCGCATGCTTGGAGGGTTGACCCGCCTCGGCCTGGCTCCGGGGGATGCCGTCCTCCTTCAGGTGGAGCGCATTGACCGCTTTGTGCCTTTGTTCTGGGCTTGCGTCCTGGGCGGATTCATGCCGGCTCCGCTGAGACCCGCCTTGCATTTGCCCCCGGAACATGCGGAACGAGGCAAGCTCGAACAGGTCTGGAGGCTGCTGGAGCGGCCGCTCATCATAAGCGATGATCCACTCGCAGCGGCGGCAGTGAATCCGGGAATAGACTGGAAGATCCTGTCTCCGGAGCAGTTGCTTCCACACGAACCGGCAGCGAATCGGCATTCCGCCGAACCGGGCGATCCTGCGCTGTATCTGTTTACATCCGGCACCACGGGCACTCCTAAATGTATAAGCTATCGGCATTCGCAGGTGCTTTCGAATATTTTTGGCATTCGGCAGCATTTGGGACTGACCGCGGATGAAGTGACGCTGAACTGGATGCCTCTGTATCATGCGGGAGGGTTGCTCACCAATCATATCCTGGGCGTAGTCATCGGCAGTGAACAGGTCCTGGGCTCGGTGGATCGTTTCCTGGCTTCTCCCGTGTCGTGGCTCGATGACATGGAACAGCATCGCGTTACTTTTACCTGGTCGCCCAATTTCGGCTATAGCCAAATTAACCAATTGGGTGACGGCCTTGACATCGGCGGCCGGGATTTATCCTCTGTCCGCATCATCTTGAATGTGGGACAGCCTATTTCGGTGGAGACGGCGCAAGCTTTTTTGCGACGGTTGTCACCCTGCGGACTGTCTGCGGCAAGTATTGTGCCCGCTTACGGGATGACCGAGTTCTCGGGAAGCTTATGCTTCAATACAGCATTCGACCCGTCTACATCTGCTGGCGTCCGCTATGTTCACAAGGAGTCTTTGACGGGGGAGCTGGCGTTTGCCCGCGCGGGCGAGTCCAAGGACAGCGTCGCCTTCGCCGAGATTGGGACGGTGATTCCGGGCGTCACGCTTCGCATTGTCGATCAGGATGAGGAAGTGCTCCCGGAAGGCTGTGTGGGCCGGATTCAACTGCAAGGGGAGACGATCATTGACGGTTATTACAAGAATGAATCCGCGACCAGAGATGCCTTCAACGCCGAAGGGTGGTTCGAGACCGGAGATCTCGGCTTCATGCGAGACGGCCAGCTGACGCTGACAGGCAGGGAGAAGGACGTTCTCATTGTAAATGCCAAAAACGTATATAACTTCGAGGTCGAGTCTGCTCTGGCGGAAGCTTATGGAATCGATCACGCCTATACTGCCGCGGCCGGCCTGCCCGGAGGAGAGGAAGGGAATGATCAGCTGGTGCTGTTCTTCTCGCCCATGGATGACGACATGGAGCTGACGCTGTTGATGATCCAGGAGCTCAGAGGAATCATTTCCCGGCAGTTCGGCGTCAATCCGCGTTATATTATTCCGGTCAGCAAGGAGAAGTTCCCGCGCACACCTACCGGCAAAGTTCAGCGGCGGCAGCTCGTGGACGAGCTGCTGGAAGGACATTTCGATGAGCTTGCGGACACCATCGATTCATTGCTCGAGTATCGCCTCCAGCAACACAGGCTGCTTGGGGAATCTGGTCTTGCCGCCATGGCTGCGGCTGCTTCGAAGCACGGACAGCCAGAGCCTGCGATGGACATAACAGAAGGACAGGGAATCGTTGCGATCTATTATTCCTCCGAAGATAGGCGGTGTACGGAGTCCGCGATTTATGTCACCGCCCGGAACGGTCTGAAGGAACTGCAGGCCAGCCCGGGCCGGATCGAAGTGTACCGGCAACCAACGGATGCGGAGGAAAAGGATGCCGGCCGCGAAGCCGCAGGTTTTCTGCTTGAATGCTACCGAAAACTACTGGGAGTCTCGCATGTATCGGAGCAAGATGATTTTTTTCAACTGGGCGGCGACTCGCTCCGCATGTCGAAGCTGCTGTCCATGATTGCTTCCCAATATGAGGTTGCCGTATCGCCCCGCCAATTCTTTGACAATTCGTCGGTTGCCGGTCTGCTTCAGGCCATGAAGCAGGCGAAGCGGCTGGACAATGGCACGGCGATCACGGCACAGGCACGGGAAGGCGGCCGTCTGCCGCTTACCCTCAAACAAAAGAGCCAATGGATTTTGCACATGATTGCACCTGGCAGTCCCTTCTATACACACACCTTTTCCCTCTCCTTCGAAGGAATGTTCCATCTTGAGAAGCTGCGGGACAGCCTGCGTCGGCTGATCGAACGGCATGAAGCGCTGCGCGTACGATTCGGGATCATGGACGGGGAACCTTATCAGTATATTATCAAGCCGTATAATCCGGATTTGCAAATGATAGACATGAGCGGTTGGGATGAAGCGGATCGAGTCATGAAGCGAAAGGAATGGATTCGGCGGGAAGCGAATACGCGGTTCGATCTCCTGAATGAGTCGTGTCTGCGGCTGTCCCTTATTGTGGGCGGAGAGCAGGAGCATACGCTCGTGGTATCGATGCATCACATTATGTCCGACGGCTGGTCCGTAGAGGTGTTTGTCAGAGAACTGATGGAGATGTACGAAGGGGAGAATAGCGGGGGAGTCAGGCCGGGCTCTCGTCAGGTCTCTTATTCCGATTATGTAATATGGCAAGCTTCTTTGGAACAGGACCCTTCCTCCCGGTTGTGGACACTGGCTGAGTATTGGCAACGAACCTTGGCGGAACCGCTGCCGGTCTTGCAAATTCAGCCGGATCTGCCGCCGCCGCAAACCCGCTCTTACGCCGGGAACACGATCGAACGAATTGTGGATTCCCGCTTGACTTCGCTGGCCCTGGACCAAGCGGGCCGCTCGGGCGTAACCCTGTTCATGCTCTTGCTTGCGATCTACTCCTATCTCATGCATCGGTTCACGAAGCACTCCACGATTCCGATCGGCACCGTCATGGCGAACCGGGAGCGGCCGGAGATGGAACGCCTGATAGGCTTCGTGGCCAATACCGTTCTTCTATGCGTCCACATCTCCGATGACATGACTTTTGACGGCTTGCTGGAACAGGTAAAAGACGTGGTGGCCGAAGCCTATCAGCACCAGGAGGTGCCCTTTGAGATGGTACTGCCTAGGCTTTCCCCGGCTTCAGCGCCGGGAGCTGCCCCTGGATTCCAGGTTATGTTTACACTGCAGAATGAATTCACTCCTCATTACCAACTCCAGAACGCTGCTGCACATCTTGTGATCGAAACGGGCAATACGGCGAAATACGACCTGATACTGCACGTTTATGAAGATAGCGATTTTCTCAGACTTCGCATGGAATACAACACGGATTTGTACAAGGAAGACACGATCGAACGATTGCTCGACTTTTACATAACGATGTTGGAAGGAGTTGTTGAACATCAAGCTGTCTAG